The segment GGCCACGGCCAGCAGAGCGGCGACGTGGCGCCAGCCGACCTCCCGCCACCAGCGCACGGTCACGTCAGTGCACCTCCTCGAGACTGCGGGTGGCCCGGAACTGGGCCGCGGCCAGCACCCCGGTGATGACGAACAGCAGGGTGGCGATGGCGGACGCGAAACCGAACTGGGCACCGCCAGCGCCGAAGGCCAGCCGCACGGTGTAGCTGATCAGGATGTCGGTCGCGCCGGCGTTCGGGTTGTCGGGCGTGAACGGCCCGCCGTGGGTGAGCAGCTCGACGACGTTGTAGTTGTTGAAGTTGAACGCGAACCCGGCCACCAGAATCGGTGCGATCGCCACCAGCACCAGCGGGAACGTGATCCGGCGGAAGGCGGTCAGCCGGCCGGCGCCGTCGATGGTCGCGGCTTCGCGCACGTCCGCCGGGATCGCCTGCAGCGCGCCGGTGGTGACCAGGAACATGTACGGGAAGCCCAGCCACAGGTTCAGCAGCAGCAGCGCCGCCTTGGCCGCGAACGGATCGCCGAGCCAGTTCACGTGCAGCCCGGTCAGACCGTTGATCAGCCCGAAGTCCTGGTTGAAGAACCCGGACCACACCAGGATGCTGATGAACCCGGGGATGGCGTAGGGCAGCAGCAGGACCGAGCGGTAGAGCTTCTGCCCGCGCACGCGCGGGTCGTTGAGGGTGACCGCCAGCACCAGCCCGAGGGCGAGGGTCAGCGCCACCGACCCGGCCGCGAAGACCACCGTCCAGGCGAAGATCCCTAAGAAGCTGCCGAGGATCCGCGGATCGGTGAACACCTTGCGGTAGTTGTCCAGCCCGACGCCGGCCCGCCAGGACTGGTCGGTCAGCCGGGTGCCGCCGCCGTCGACGAAGTACTCCCGGTCGCCCTGCCGCTGCACGGTGTACCGCACGCCGGTGTCGGTGTTGACGATGGTGTCGGTGGCTTCGTCGTAGCGCAGCACGGCACGGCCTTCGAACGCCTCGCGCAGCCCCCGCG is part of the Actinoplanes sp. NBC_00393 genome and harbors:
- a CDS encoding ABC transporter permease subunit, encoding MIAVLIRVLCLGTAVGTAAALTPSLVSGRHYAVLAVAWVIVAVLVGTYATRRPLVAKYLVPGTILLVLFTVTPVLATLQLSTTNYGDGTRTTKQETITQVLATSVVETPDSPTFHLAVATTGNPVAGPFTFFLVDPATAEAFSGTEEGLVRLEPDQVTVAGGFVTAAPGYTFLTPKQVNDAAPHLREFAVPTEGGAIRSRGLREAFEGRAVLRYDEATDTIVNTDTGVRYTVQRQGDREYFVDGGGTRLTDQSWRAGVGLDNYRKVFTDPRILGSFLGIFAWTVVFAAGSVALTLALGLVLAVTLNDPRVRGQKLYRSVLLLPYAIPGFISILVWSGFFNQDFGLINGLTGLHVNWLGDPFAAKAALLLLNLWLGFPYMFLVTTGALQAIPADVREAATIDGAGRLTAFRRITFPLVLVAIAPILVAGFAFNFNNYNVVELLTHGGPFTPDNPNAGATDILISYTVRLAFGAGGAQFGFASAIATLLFVITGVLAAAQFRATRSLEEVH